The Halalkalicoccus sp. CGA53 genome window below encodes:
- a CDS encoding Eco57I restriction-modification methylase domain-containing protein, producing the protein MLVDFRLSDTPRPWTSDRTGVKCDFYIGEGSSALEVVVAKQDNRPTKQRLERLYKDRRGGRANPILVVVLYENGSVASVCGPAGEEPPVKRGLDPEQVQRICNTALNKPNRNAAQRFLRDILDQIDDDMVGLRNQGLLSTHELKVGVPDRPDWDDATARAREILDENSRDLIAELGYEIERLSDQSHLLKDVSDSRETAVAIFLQDDESFDRAQDRFTGQSPVSYALNEADKKNLDYVIANSNNTLRLYTTNPDAGFGSRGRTDTFVEANTDLLTEDDAGYLWLLFSAEALRDGGTLDQIMGCSKDYAASLGKRLRERIYDEVVPDLAEAIANARQLDNPTKAELDETYRMALILLYRLLFISYAEDEGFLPRYNPRYERRSLKRKAHEVHEIIEEDIGFDSRSTTHWDDVMALSRAIHNGHGEWGLPEYDGTLLSEDSSDSNAGAMLAGIELADEQFGPVLANLLVDETGDGYEGPIDFRNVGVREFGVIYEGLLESELSYAEQPLGLDSDGHYRPVDPDNHEVEVKEGKVYLHGQSGERKATGTYYTKKEFVEHVLDNSLDPALDDHLEQLDEMSKNEAAKHFFDIRIADIAMGSGHFLVGAVDRIESRLSNHLTERNLPLVEEELDRLRDAAEESFETTAEMPEVERSQLLRRQVARRCIYGVDLNDLATELSRLSLWIHTFVPGLPLTFLDYNLRAGDSIIGISSLDEVDDIIDIDQKSLGQFIAGGSDALEDIQQDIARIGRMADGDASEVQEARETRKKIEENLEQTKAAFDILLASQIDDRINPNTSTLAQEDITSLSSYKYAQQSLGSIEPVHFPVMFPEIFEGNSSGFDAIVGNPPWDKVRFEAQQFWVTRHPGINSLGKAKRKQKIEELRQQYPYDAEVEEREKEERERYQDYVKAAYDDQGRGHYDYSKLFVERATDILNSDGKLGYVLPRQSLILGGWKQLRRRLFKNSELTVLQARNQGGWIFDDVHKSYMVVLLTRKPASGKPGAYIWPAIGSEKALKQASFKNSLHLSVDDLANLTTKSHLVIPWFNSNKAREIFPKLQECSRLSSDDGWVSGVNDSRWDFTSSGPHGSLTKDKLDSGLWKVFMTRSVEQFELNEEKEFRRYVDPKDLHRIDGNIIESEGKIAVGPNHPTVSFRYVSTNSNRRTMIATMLPESDFMYCKGYIHAIDHSEGTEPETLFALLAYVNSFTCDWWVRRISNRHVMAPVINNLPIPDWTDVQIAEAAEIAAEITRRGGIETIPGGHEVEQFSGYEYEDENTLRARIERLVADGFDLSGTHIETVLDDFSDKACPVALTEAIDEEMED; encoded by the coding sequence ATGCTCGTAGACTTCCGTCTTTCCGACACTCCACGCCCGTGGACTTCTGACAGGACTGGTGTCAAATGTGATTTCTACATCGGAGAAGGATCCAGTGCCCTCGAAGTCGTCGTAGCCAAACAAGACAACCGACCTACGAAGCAACGACTTGAGCGACTCTACAAGGACCGTCGAGGAGGCCGAGCCAATCCAATTCTGGTCGTCGTACTCTATGAGAATGGTTCAGTCGCAAGCGTATGTGGTCCCGCCGGGGAAGAACCCCCGGTGAAGCGCGGTCTCGACCCGGAGCAGGTCCAGCGTATCTGTAACACCGCGTTGAACAAGCCGAACCGAAACGCCGCACAGCGTTTCCTCCGCGATATTCTCGACCAGATAGATGACGATATGGTCGGGCTCCGCAATCAGGGCCTCCTCTCGACGCACGAACTCAAAGTAGGCGTTCCAGACCGACCTGATTGGGACGACGCAACTGCGCGGGCACGTGAGATACTCGACGAAAACTCCCGTGACCTCATCGCGGAACTCGGCTACGAAATCGAACGACTCTCTGACCAGAGCCACCTTCTGAAGGACGTAAGCGATAGCCGCGAGACTGCCGTCGCAATCTTCCTCCAAGACGACGAGTCCTTCGACCGTGCACAGGACCGATTTACCGGTCAATCGCCCGTCTCGTACGCGCTGAACGAGGCCGACAAAAAGAATCTCGACTACGTAATTGCGAACTCGAACAACACGCTCCGGCTCTACACGACGAACCCCGACGCGGGGTTCGGCTCTCGGGGGCGAACGGACACGTTTGTCGAGGCTAACACTGACCTGCTTACCGAAGATGATGCTGGGTACCTGTGGCTTCTGTTTTCCGCAGAAGCACTCCGCGACGGTGGAACTCTCGATCAAATTATGGGTTGCTCGAAGGACTACGCCGCTTCTTTGGGTAAGCGGTTGCGTGAGCGCATCTACGACGAGGTAGTGCCCGACCTCGCGGAGGCCATCGCCAACGCCCGGCAACTTGATAACCCGACCAAGGCAGAACTTGACGAGACGTATCGTATGGCGCTCATTCTTCTCTACCGCCTGTTGTTTATTTCGTACGCCGAAGACGAGGGATTCCTCCCCCGGTACAACCCTCGATACGAACGTCGCTCGCTGAAACGGAAGGCACACGAGGTTCACGAAATCATTGAGGAGGACATCGGATTCGATAGTCGTTCCACGACACACTGGGACGACGTGATGGCACTCTCACGAGCTATCCATAACGGCCACGGTGAATGGGGTCTCCCAGAGTACGACGGAACTCTGCTCTCTGAGGATTCCTCCGATTCGAACGCGGGTGCGATGCTGGCTGGTATCGAGCTAGCCGACGAGCAGTTCGGTCCCGTGCTGGCCAACTTGCTTGTGGATGAGACTGGAGATGGGTATGAGGGCCCAATCGACTTCCGAAACGTTGGCGTCAGAGAGTTCGGAGTTATTTACGAAGGTTTGCTTGAGTCGGAACTCTCTTATGCTGAACAGCCGCTCGGCCTCGATTCCGACGGGCACTACAGACCAGTGGATCCCGATAACCACGAGGTAGAGGTCAAGGAGGGAAAGGTGTACCTACACGGACAATCCGGGGAGCGAAAGGCAACCGGGACATACTATACCAAAAAGGAGTTCGTCGAACATGTCCTTGACAACTCCCTCGATCCTGCTCTCGATGACCACCTAGAACAACTCGACGAGATGAGCAAGAACGAGGCCGCCAAGCACTTCTTCGACATTCGCATCGCGGACATCGCGATGGGGTCCGGTCACTTCCTCGTTGGCGCTGTTGACCGTATCGAGAGCCGTCTGTCGAATCACCTCACTGAACGGAACCTTCCGCTCGTAGAGGAAGAACTCGACCGTCTGCGAGACGCCGCAGAGGAATCGTTCGAAACTACGGCAGAAATGCCTGAAGTAGAGCGTTCCCAGTTGCTCCGTCGGCAAGTCGCGCGGCGATGCATCTACGGTGTGGATCTAAACGACCTCGCGACAGAACTGTCTCGGCTCTCGCTCTGGATTCACACCTTCGTCCCTGGGCTCCCGCTCACTTTCCTCGATTATAATCTGCGAGCAGGTGATTCGATTATCGGAATTAGTTCACTCGACGAAGTAGACGACATCATCGATATTGACCAGAAGTCACTTGGTCAATTTATTGCTGGCGGGAGTGACGCGTTAGAAGATATCCAACAAGACATCGCTCGGATTGGCCGAATGGCAGATGGTGACGCCTCTGAAGTGCAAGAAGCACGCGAAACCCGGAAGAAAATCGAGGAGAATCTTGAGCAGACAAAAGCGGCATTCGACATCTTGTTAGCTTCTCAGATAGATGATAGAATCAATCCGAACACCTCAACACTTGCACAGGAGGATATTACGAGTTTATCTAGTTATAAATATGCCCAACAGTCTCTCGGCTCGATTGAGCCAGTCCATTTCCCTGTGATGTTCCCCGAAATATTTGAGGGCAATAGCTCTGGGTTCGACGCAATCGTTGGAAACCCACCGTGGGATAAAGTTCGATTTGAGGCGCAACAGTTCTGGGTCACGCGTCATCCTGGAATAAACTCACTCGGTAAAGCAAAACGGAAGCAGAAAATTGAGGAACTTCGTCAGCAATATCCATATGATGCCGAAGTCGAGGAACGTGAAAAGGAAGAACGTGAACGGTATCAGGATTATGTAAAGGCCGCATACGATGACCAAGGTCGCGGTCACTATGACTACTCTAAACTCTTCGTAGAACGGGCTACTGACATTCTTAATAGCGATGGAAAGTTAGGATATGTTCTCCCGCGTCAATCTTTGATTCTTGGAGGGTGGAAACAGCTACGTCGCCGCTTGTTCAAGAATTCTGAGCTTACGGTTTTACAAGCGAGGAATCAAGGAGGCTGGATTTTCGATGATGTTCATAAAAGCTACATGGTTGTGCTGCTGACCAGAAAGCCAGCAAGCGGCAAACCGGGCGCATACATATGGCCTGCAATTGGCTCTGAGAAAGCGCTCAAACAAGCTTCTTTCAAGAACTCTCTTCACCTCTCTGTGGATGACCTTGCCAATCTCACTACAAAGAGCCATCTAGTAATTCCTTGGTTTAACAGTAACAAAGCACGAGAAATATTTCCGAAGCTACAGGAGTGTTCCCGTCTATCTTCAGATGATGGGTGGGTTTCGGGTGTTAACGACTCCCGGTGGGACTTTACTAGTTCTGGACCACACGGAAGCCTGACGAAAGACAAACTAGACTCCGGGCTCTGGAAAGTATTCATGACTCGAAGTGTAGAACAATTCGAACTTAATGAAGAGAAAGAGTTTCGTAGGTACGTTGACCCTAAAGATCTCCATCGTATTGACGGTAATATTATTGAAAGTGAAGGTAAAATTGCAGTTGGGCCGAACCACCCAACTGTGAGTTTCCGTTATGTCTCAACCAACAGTAACAGACGAACGATGATTGCGACGATGCTCCCTGAGTCAGATTTCATGTACTGTAAAGGATACATTCACGCAATAGACCACTCCGAAGGAACCGAACCAGAGACGCTTTTTGCGTTATTGGCGTATGTAAATAGCTTCACTTGTGATTGGTGGGTCCGAAGAATCAGCAATCGCCACGTGATGGCTCCCGTAATAAATAACCTCCCCATACCTGATTGGACCGATGTCCAGATTGCGGAAGCCGCCGAAATCGCCGCCGAAATCACTCGGAGAGGTGGTATCGAAACTATCCCGGGCGGTCACGAAGTAGAGCAGTTTTCCGGATACGAGTACGAAGATGAAAACACACTCCGTGCACGCATCGAACGTCTCGTCGCAGACGGTTTCGACCTTAGCGGTACACACATCGAAACGGTGTTGGACGACTTTTCCGACAAAGCCTGTCCGGTGGCCCTCACTGAAGCAATCGACGAGGAGATGGAGGACTGA
- a CDS encoding helicase-related protein, with translation MPSNRPEFVDNRKGNTLARAINDYLGDLSETLADDPDLDIATGYFNPRGYFSVAEGLEAVGDVRILLGAEPPQKDRNRWRYPEEPRGDEYNQKRVDEALQSLDEGLERDRDLLGFSREVDSQLREMVQWLESDAVEVRRFEDGFIHGKAYLFSHEQGVLAGSSNFTGAGLNSNLELNLANYSPGVNQQVEDWFDDLWQASDQYDLADIYRERFEPYEPYLIYLRVLYARYGEELEQEREEDDGAINLANFQQDGFRRALRFLDDHNGVIIADEVGLGKTYIAGKILEQTVKENRQRALVVAPAYLRDGMWRNVRSQWGIQFDVLSYSELRQARQLGGDNANLPLDKDEYQTVIIDEGHAFRNPGTQQSHALRTLLRGDPPKNLVLLTATPVNNSLWDLYYLLNYFIKNDATFASEGIPSLRERFKEAQSEDPADLSPDMLFDVLDETTVRRTRRFIKEHYDNAVLPDGEGGTIRITFPDPHPKRVDYTFTNTFGDAFFRDVSRGLAAGDHDHHELTLARYRPSYYLEAEDDASELSLVGLLRTGLLKRFESSSHAFANTLERMRSQNEAALSLLDRGLFPQPNAIDEWVEADSDEAFEEAFEQANGERALPINEADADVQQMQKDLQTDLQILSRWHRHASTVCPEDDEKLHALHDTLVGICEKGERDAATDPNLPEEEAFQQNRKVLVFSYYEDTVDWILDYLEDIVESDDRLSCYEGRIAGVAGDGAKRGISRERAVHGFAPQSADAPLGTEDEFDILVTTDVLGQGVNLQQARNVINYDLPWNPMRVVQRNGRIDRINSPHPAIYPFSFFPEDRLDELLQLEYRVRRKLTQAARAVGIDNEVIPGMETLDQNFADRVEDIESLHDENPELHEQGGTDAAAYSGEEYRQELREGLEDREEQITSLPWGAGSGFRGEKPGYFFCARVGDDVFVRFVSSEGDEEMVQDTLTCLRRIECTPNIERALPTEFRTGVYDAWDRARTDIYRQWQEQTDPRNIQPDIPRLFREVADHLRNHWPDEMTQDKLQETVDSVEAPWGKRYERELRDVFEQEGLSDEILSREIVEVVDDLGLQPYEAPKPLSPIRENEVKLVCWLAIAQPQEDGESGGAELFT, from the coding sequence ATGCCGAGCAACCGGCCCGAGTTCGTCGATAATCGGAAGGGGAACACGCTCGCACGGGCTATCAACGACTACCTCGGGGACCTCAGCGAGACGCTGGCCGACGACCCAGACCTCGACATCGCGACCGGCTACTTCAACCCGCGCGGGTACTTCTCGGTCGCAGAGGGGCTCGAAGCCGTCGGTGACGTTCGAATCCTTCTCGGTGCTGAGCCGCCGCAGAAGGACCGCAACCGATGGCGATACCCCGAAGAGCCTCGTGGGGACGAATACAATCAAAAGCGCGTTGACGAAGCACTCCAGTCTCTTGACGAGGGCCTTGAACGCGACCGCGACCTACTGGGATTCTCCCGGGAAGTCGATTCGCAACTCCGCGAGATGGTACAGTGGCTCGAAAGCGACGCTGTGGAAGTACGCCGGTTCGAAGATGGATTTATTCACGGGAAGGCGTACTTGTTCTCTCATGAGCAGGGCGTACTCGCGGGGTCGTCGAACTTCACGGGCGCGGGCCTGAACAGCAACCTCGAACTGAATCTCGCGAACTACAGCCCGGGTGTCAACCAGCAGGTCGAGGACTGGTTCGACGACCTTTGGCAGGCGAGCGACCAGTACGACTTGGCGGACATCTACAGGGAACGGTTCGAACCGTACGAGCCGTACCTCATCTACCTGCGTGTCCTGTACGCCCGATACGGCGAAGAACTCGAACAAGAGCGTGAAGAGGACGATGGAGCCATCAACCTCGCTAACTTCCAGCAGGACGGTTTCCGACGGGCCCTTCGGTTCCTCGACGACCACAACGGAGTCATCATCGCGGACGAGGTTGGTCTCGGGAAAACGTACATCGCAGGAAAGATACTCGAACAAACGGTGAAGGAGAACCGTCAGCGGGCGCTCGTCGTCGCCCCGGCCTACCTTCGTGATGGGATGTGGCGCAACGTCCGGTCTCAGTGGGGTATCCAGTTCGACGTGCTCTCCTATAGTGAACTTCGCCAAGCACGCCAACTCGGTGGCGATAACGCGAACCTCCCTCTGGACAAGGACGAGTATCAGACGGTCATCATCGATGAGGGTCACGCGTTCCGTAACCCGGGTACTCAGCAATCGCACGCGCTTCGCACACTCCTGCGCGGTGACCCACCCAAGAACCTCGTACTGCTCACCGCGACGCCGGTCAACAACTCGCTTTGGGACCTGTACTATCTCCTAAACTACTTTATTAAGAACGACGCGACGTTCGCGTCCGAAGGTATTCCGTCGCTCCGTGAGCGGTTCAAAGAAGCACAATCCGAGGACCCGGCGGACCTCTCGCCGGATATGCTGTTCGACGTGCTCGACGAGACAACCGTCCGCCGAACTCGCCGGTTCATCAAGGAACACTACGACAACGCCGTTCTGCCCGACGGAGAAGGCGGCACTATCCGTATCACCTTCCCCGACCCGCATCCAAAACGAGTGGACTATACCTTCACCAATACGTTTGGCGACGCCTTCTTCCGCGATGTTTCGCGAGGTCTCGCCGCTGGGGACCATGACCACCACGAACTCACGCTCGCCCGGTACCGGCCGTCGTACTATCTGGAGGCGGAGGATGATGCATCCGAACTCTCACTCGTGGGACTCCTACGTACGGGTCTCCTGAAACGATTCGAATCATCGAGTCACGCGTTCGCGAACACGTTAGAGCGGATGAGGAGCCAGAACGAAGCGGCACTGAGTCTGCTTGATCGTGGGCTGTTCCCCCAACCGAATGCCATCGACGAGTGGGTCGAAGCCGATAGTGACGAAGCGTTTGAGGAGGCCTTCGAACAAGCGAACGGTGAAAGAGCGTTGCCAATCAACGAAGCTGATGCCGACGTTCAGCAGATGCAAAAGGACCTCCAAACGGACCTTCAGATATTGTCTCGGTGGCATCGCCACGCCAGTACCGTCTGTCCCGAGGATGACGAGAAACTGCACGCACTTCATGATACACTAGTCGGCATCTGTGAGAAGGGCGAAAGGGATGCCGCAACAGACCCCAACCTTCCCGAAGAAGAAGCCTTCCAACAGAACCGGAAGGTCCTCGTCTTCTCATACTACGAGGACACGGTTGACTGGATTCTCGACTATTTGGAGGACATCGTGGAGAGCGACGACCGACTCTCGTGCTACGAAGGCCGAATTGCGGGTGTCGCGGGCGACGGGGCCAAGCGTGGCATCTCACGTGAACGAGCAGTCCACGGCTTCGCTCCCCAGTCGGCCGACGCGCCCCTGGGAACGGAAGATGAGTTTGACATCCTCGTTACGACCGACGTGCTCGGTCAAGGTGTTAATCTCCAGCAGGCGCGGAACGTCATCAATTACGATTTGCCGTGGAATCCGATGCGAGTGGTCCAGCGCAACGGTCGTATCGACCGCATCAATTCACCGCACCCTGCAATTTACCCCTTCTCCTTCTTCCCGGAGGACCGTCTCGACGAGTTGCTCCAACTCGAATACCGTGTCCGACGGAAGCTCACGCAGGCGGCCCGGGCAGTCGGCATCGACAATGAGGTCATCCCGGGGATGGAGACGTTGGACCAGAACTTTGCTGACCGGGTAGAGGACATCGAATCCCTCCACGATGAGAATCCCGAACTCCATGAACAGGGTGGAACCGACGCGGCGGCCTACTCTGGCGAAGAATACCGTCAAGAACTTCGTGAGGGTCTTGAGGACCGCGAGGAACAAATAACGTCGCTTCCGTGGGGGGCGGGGTCGGGTTTCCGGGGAGAAAAACCTGGGTACTTCTTCTGCGCTCGGGTAGGCGACGATGTCTTCGTGCGGTTTGTCTCCAGTGAGGGTGACGAGGAGATGGTGCAGGATACGCTCACGTGCTTGCGTCGTATTGAATGTACGCCCAACATCGAGCGCGCTCTTCCCACCGAATTCCGAACAGGCGTATATGATGCGTGGGATCGGGCACGGACAGACATCTATCGTCAGTGGCAGGAGCAAACAGACCCACGAAACATTCAGCCTGACATTCCTCGCCTGTTCCGCGA